Proteins co-encoded in one Accipiter gentilis chromosome 5, bAccGen1.1, whole genome shotgun sequence genomic window:
- the TAAR5 gene encoding LOW QUALITY PROTEIN: trace amine-associated receptor 5 (The sequence of the model RefSeq protein was modified relative to this genomic sequence to represent the inferred CDS: inserted 4 bases in 2 codons; deleted 2 bases in 2 codons) → MSSARVPSAEKGMLVSLCYEANGSCYRTLHPFGVQLAIYLACALGTLIMVLGKLLVVIVVSHFKALHKPTNLLLLSLALADLLLGLRVLXTCWYFGGDFCRLHTFLDTLFCLTSIFHLCFISIDRHCAICDPXYPTKFTIRVAFIYTGVGWAVSVASTSVFLYTKATAEGLGLFVRDLPCVGSCQLLFNKIWGWLNFPVFFFPCLVTVVLYVKIFTVANKQARLINNMSMSIRSQLHVGASKAARTLGVTVGVYLLCWLPFTIDTMVDSLLDFITTPVLFDLVWFAYFSSACNPLIYVFSYCWFRKAVKLVLIRGIFCSRTPTVDLYQG, encoded by the exons ATGAGCTCAGCCCGGGTTCCCAGTGCCGAGAAGGGGATGCTTGTCTCCTTGTGCTACGAGGCGAACGGCTCCTGCTACAGGACCTTACACCCCTTTGGGGTTCAGCTGGCCATTTATCTGGCTTGTGCCTTGGGCACACTGATCATGGTGCTGGGGAAGCTGCTTGTCGTCATTGTCGTTTCCCATTTCAAAGCCCTGCACAAGCCCAccaacctcctgctcctctcccttgCCCTTGCCGACCTCCTCCTGGGGCTTAGAGTATT TACCTGCTGGTATTTTGGAGGTGACTTCTGTAGGCTGCACACCTTTCTGGACACACTCTTCTGCTTGACCTCCATATTTCACCTATGTTTCATTTCCATTGATCGGCACTGTGCCATCTGTGACCC TTACCCCACCAAGTTCACCATAAGAGTGGCCTTCATTTacactggggtggggtgggcagtgtCTGTGGCTTCTACCTCTGTCTTCCTCTACACTAAAGCAACTGCAGAAGGACTGGGCCTTTTTGTGCGAGACTTGCCTTGTGTTGGTAGCTGTCAGCTGCTGTTCAACAAGATCTGGGGGTGGTTGAACTTCCCAGTATTCTTCTTCCCTTGCCTCGTAACGGTAGTTCtctatgtaaaaatatttactgtggcTAACAAGCAAGCCAGGCTGATAAACAACATGAGTATGAGTATCAGGTCTCAGCTACACGTAGGAGCATCCAAAGCAGCAAGGACTCTTGGGGTAACTGTAGGAGTCTACCTCCTGTGCTGGTTGCCCTTTACTATTGACACCATGGTAGACAGTCTTTTGGATTTCATTACC ACCCCAGTTCTGTTTGACCTAGTTTGGTTTGCTTACTTCAGTTCTGCCTGCAATCCCTTGATCTATGTGTTTTCCTACTGTTGGTTCAGG AAAGCTGTGAAACTAGTCTTAATTCGTGGGATCTTTTGTTCCAGGACACCTACAGTAGACTTGTACCAGGGATGA